In Haliaeetus albicilla chromosome 3, bHalAlb1.1, whole genome shotgun sequence, the following are encoded in one genomic region:
- the CCN3 gene encoding CCN family member 3 isoform X2: MATGGGQGLPALLLLLLLRLCEVSGREPACPRPCGGRCPAEPPRCAPGVPAVLDGCSCCLVCARQRGESCSPLLPCDESSGLYCDRGPEDGGGAAGICMVLEGDNCVFDGMIYRNGETFQPSCKYQCTCRDGQIGCLPRCNLDLLLPGPDCPFPRKIEVPGECCEKWICDPKDEVILGGFAMAAYRQEATLGIDVSDSSANCIEQTTEWSACSKSCGMGFSTRVTNRNQQCEMVKQTRLCMIRPCENEEPSDKKGKKCIRTKKSLKAVRFEYKNCTSVQTYKPRYCGLCNDGRCCTPHNTKTIQVEFRCPQGKVLKKPMMLINTCVCHNNCPQSNNAFFQPLDPTSSEAKI; the protein is encoded by the exons ATGGCGacgggcggcgggcagggcctGCCCgccctgctgctcctcctcctcctccggctgTGCGAG GTGAGCGGCCGGGAGCCGGCGTGTCCCCGGCCCtgcggcgggcgctgcccggccGAGCCGCCGCGCTGCGCCCCGGGGGTGCCCGCCGTGCTGGAcggctgctcctgctgcctggtgTGCGCCCGACAGCGCGGCGAGAGCtgctccccgctgctgcccTGCGACGAGAGCAGCGGCCTCTACTGCGACCGCGGCCCCGAGgacggcggcggggccgccggcaTCTGCATGG TGCTGGAGGGAGACAACTGCGTGTTTGACGGCATGATTTATCGCAACGGGGAGACgttccagcccagctgcaagTACCAGTGCACCTGCCGGGACGGACAGATCGGCTGTCTGCCCCGCTGTAACCTGGACCTGCTGCTCCCCGGCCCCGACTGTCCTTTCCCCAGAAAAATCGAAGTCCCTGGCGAGTGCTGCGAGAAGTGGATCTGTGACCCTAAAGATGAAGTGATTCTGGGAGGTTTTGCTATGGCTG CCTACAGACAAGAGGCCACACTTGGGATCGATGTGTCGGATTCAAGTGCCAATTGTATTGAGCAGACAACAGAATGGAGTGCTTGTTCCAAAAGCTGTGGAATGGGCTTCTCTACCCGTGTTACCAACAGAAATCAACAGTGTGAGATGGTGAAGCAGACACGGCTTTGCATGATAAGACCTTGTGAAAATGAAGAGCCATCTGATAAG AAGGGGAAGAAATGTATCCGAACAAAGAagtccctgaaagctgttcgCTTTGAATACAAGAACTGCACTAGTGTGCAGACATACAAACCTCGTTACTGTGGCCTCTGCAATGATGGGCGATGCTGTACCCCACATAACACCAAAACAATTCAAGTTGAGTTCCGCTGTCCTCAGGGCAAAGTCCTAAAAAAGCCAATGATGTTGATCAACACCTGTGTCTGTCATAACAACTGTCCTCAGAGTAACAATGCTTTCTTCCAGCCATTAGATCCAACATCCAGTGaagcaaaaatatga
- the CCN3 gene encoding CCN family member 3 isoform X1, which translates to MATGGGQGLPALLLLLLLRLCEASAGRSAGEGGSRRPGRPRDPALGAALSPQVSGREPACPRPCGGRCPAEPPRCAPGVPAVLDGCSCCLVCARQRGESCSPLLPCDESSGLYCDRGPEDGGGAAGICMVLEGDNCVFDGMIYRNGETFQPSCKYQCTCRDGQIGCLPRCNLDLLLPGPDCPFPRKIEVPGECCEKWICDPKDEVILGGFAMAAYRQEATLGIDVSDSSANCIEQTTEWSACSKSCGMGFSTRVTNRNQQCEMVKQTRLCMIRPCENEEPSDKKGKKCIRTKKSLKAVRFEYKNCTSVQTYKPRYCGLCNDGRCCTPHNTKTIQVEFRCPQGKVLKKPMMLINTCVCHNNCPQSNNAFFQPLDPTSSEAKI; encoded by the exons ATGGCGacgggcggcgggcagggcctGCCCgccctgctgctcctcctcctcctccggctgTGCGAGGCAAGTGCGGGGCGCtcggcgggggagggggggagccggcggccgggccggcccCGTGACCCGGCCCTGGGGGCCGCTTTGTCCCCGCAGGTGAGCGGCCGGGAGCCGGCGTGTCCCCGGCCCtgcggcgggcgctgcccggccGAGCCGCCGCGCTGCGCCCCGGGGGTGCCCGCCGTGCTGGAcggctgctcctgctgcctggtgTGCGCCCGACAGCGCGGCGAGAGCtgctccccgctgctgcccTGCGACGAGAGCAGCGGCCTCTACTGCGACCGCGGCCCCGAGgacggcggcggggccgccggcaTCTGCATGG TGCTGGAGGGAGACAACTGCGTGTTTGACGGCATGATTTATCGCAACGGGGAGACgttccagcccagctgcaagTACCAGTGCACCTGCCGGGACGGACAGATCGGCTGTCTGCCCCGCTGTAACCTGGACCTGCTGCTCCCCGGCCCCGACTGTCCTTTCCCCAGAAAAATCGAAGTCCCTGGCGAGTGCTGCGAGAAGTGGATCTGTGACCCTAAAGATGAAGTGATTCTGGGAGGTTTTGCTATGGCTG CCTACAGACAAGAGGCCACACTTGGGATCGATGTGTCGGATTCAAGTGCCAATTGTATTGAGCAGACAACAGAATGGAGTGCTTGTTCCAAAAGCTGTGGAATGGGCTTCTCTACCCGTGTTACCAACAGAAATCAACAGTGTGAGATGGTGAAGCAGACACGGCTTTGCATGATAAGACCTTGTGAAAATGAAGAGCCATCTGATAAG AAGGGGAAGAAATGTATCCGAACAAAGAagtccctgaaagctgttcgCTTTGAATACAAGAACTGCACTAGTGTGCAGACATACAAACCTCGTTACTGTGGCCTCTGCAATGATGGGCGATGCTGTACCCCACATAACACCAAAACAATTCAAGTTGAGTTCCGCTGTCCTCAGGGCAAAGTCCTAAAAAAGCCAATGATGTTGATCAACACCTGTGTCTGTCATAACAACTGTCCTCAGAGTAACAATGCTTTCTTCCAGCCATTAGATCCAACATCCAGTGaagcaaaaatatga